Proteins from a single region of Dyadobacter fanqingshengii:
- the uxuA gene encoding mannonate dehydratase, translated as MALEQTWRWFGPNDPVTLQDVRQAGATGIVTALHHIRNGEVWEIAEIKARKEMIEQAGLTWSVVESVPVHEAIKTRTGDFERYIKNYQQTLVNLGACGIDTVCYNFMPILDWTRTDLDAPMKDGSTGLRFDATHFAAFDLYLLKRPEAQEIYSDEQKKKARNWLDNAEEAAVTKLVRNIIAGLPGSEESFTIEEFRTALSAYAHVGDLELRTHLYQFIQAIAPVAAEAGVRLAIHPDDPPYPILGLPRVVSTENDALLLLEAYDNEANGICFCTGSYGVRPDNDLSGMVDRLGNRIHFIHLRATKREHDGSFYEADHLDGDVDMYHVMKALLTEQKRRIEAGRTDLRMPFRPDHGHRMLDDLSGTKRTNPGYTAIGRLRGLAELRGLEYAIERSYPNK; from the coding sequence ATGGCATTAGAACAAACATGGCGTTGGTTTGGCCCCAATGACCCCGTAACATTACAGGACGTCCGCCAGGCAGGAGCAACAGGAATCGTAACAGCATTACACCATATCCGTAACGGGGAGGTGTGGGAAATCGCTGAAATAAAGGCACGTAAGGAAATGATCGAACAAGCCGGGCTGACGTGGTCGGTGGTGGAAAGTGTTCCGGTGCATGAAGCGATCAAAACCCGGACCGGCGATTTTGAACGATATATAAAAAATTACCAGCAAACCTTAGTGAATTTGGGCGCATGCGGCATAGACACCGTCTGTTACAATTTCATGCCCATTCTGGACTGGACCAGAACCGATCTGGACGCGCCTATGAAGGATGGGTCAACAGGTTTGCGATTTGATGCAACACATTTTGCAGCTTTTGATCTTTATCTTTTAAAAAGACCTGAAGCGCAGGAAATATACAGCGACGAACAAAAGAAAAAAGCCAGAAACTGGCTGGATAACGCGGAAGAGGCAGCAGTTACGAAGCTGGTAAGGAACATTATCGCAGGTTTACCCGGGTCGGAAGAGAGCTTCACCATTGAAGAATTCAGGACTGCATTGAGTGCATATGCGCATGTAGGTGATCTTGAATTGAGGACGCATTTGTATCAATTCATTCAGGCCATAGCGCCCGTGGCCGCAGAGGCTGGTGTGAGGCTGGCGATTCATCCGGATGATCCTCCGTATCCTATTTTAGGACTTCCAAGAGTGGTAAGCACAGAGAATGATGCATTGTTATTGTTGGAAGCATATGATAATGAGGCCAATGGCATCTGCTTTTGCACGGGTTCCTATGGCGTAAGACCGGATAATGATCTAAGCGGCATGGTGGACAGACTGGGCAACCGCATTCATTTCATCCATTTGCGGGCAACGAAGAGAGAACACGACGGAAGTTTCTACGAGGCGGATCATTTGGACGGGGACGTGGACATGTATCATGTCATGAAAGCATTGCTTACCGAGCAAAAACGACGCATTGAAGCTGGTAGGACAGATTTAAGAATGCCATTCCGCCCGGATCACGGTCACAGAATGCTCGACGATCTGTCCGGCACAAAAAGAACAAATCCGGGATACACCGCCATCGGCCGCCTGCGCGGACTGGCTGAGTTGCGTGGATTGGAATATGCTATTGAGAGAAGTTATCCGAACAAATAA
- a CDS encoding RNA polymerase sigma-70 factor, whose product MEAKSFTNTLPSAHSQKSALENLFGKVVATGDYHAFRELFTHHYRSLCNYAMRVVITREIAEEVVSDVFVKLWKNREQIEVHTSFQAYIYRAVRNQALDYLKLRIHRQNERESLDSVQWNMSHADHFSPVEELTFNEFFDHVEGCIQALPRQCQIIFRLSREEGLRYRDIAEKLEISVKTVETQMSRALKVLRERVPEHRLVA is encoded by the coding sequence ATGGAAGCAAAATCATTTACCAACACCCTACCATCTGCCCATTCCCAGAAAAGTGCTTTGGAAAATTTATTTGGCAAAGTGGTGGCAACCGGAGATTACCATGCTTTTCGTGAATTGTTTACACATCATTACAGATCTCTTTGTAATTATGCAATGCGTGTGGTGATTACACGGGAGATTGCGGAGGAAGTTGTTTCTGATGTGTTTGTAAAACTTTGGAAAAATCGCGAGCAGATTGAAGTGCATACTTCGTTTCAGGCTTACATTTACAGAGCAGTGAGAAATCAGGCGCTGGATTACCTGAAACTCAGGATCCACCGGCAGAATGAGCGGGAATCGCTGGATTCGGTGCAGTGGAATATGTCTCACGCAGATCATTTTTCGCCTGTTGAGGAACTGACTTTCAATGAGTTTTTCGATCACGTGGAAGGATGCATTCAGGCTTTGCCAAGGCAATGTCAGATCATTTTCCGTCTCAGCCGCGAAGAAGGCCTGCGTTATCGCGACATTGCGGAAAAGCTTGAAATTTCAGTCAAAACAGTGGAAACACAAATGAGCCGGGCTTTGAAAGTCTTGCGCGAACGCGTTCCCGAACATAGGTTAGTAGCATAA
- a CDS encoding LacI family DNA-binding transcriptional regulator, whose protein sequence is MKKVSITIKEIARQLNISKSTVSRALRDSSEISEETKNKVIELAEKLNYYPNPIAISLLKNRTQTIGVIVPDIANRFYSSAIGGVEDIAYSRGYHTMIYQSHELLERERSASRHIASRRVDGLIVAISSQSENIDHFVSLQEQGIPVVFFDRVSDAMQTHKVRVDDYKGAFEATEHLIKRGCKRIAHIAGPKPVSITRFRLEGYKDALRKYDIDFKEEWVLHSEITQSGGTERTYQLMALRERPDAIFGASDRITMGIHWALRQLGYRMPDDVAVVGFCDLAMSSLLDPPVSSVTQPSFEMGQQATSLLLDLIESKNTPAEYETRVLPSNLVINKSSMRVTR, encoded by the coding sequence ATGAAAAAGGTCTCTATCACCATTAAAGAAATTGCCAGGCAGCTCAACATTTCGAAATCAACCGTGTCGCGGGCACTGCGTGACAGCAGCGAAATCAGTGAAGAGACGAAAAATAAGGTCATCGAGCTGGCGGAAAAACTTAATTATTACCCCAATCCCATAGCGATCAGCTTGCTCAAAAACCGCACGCAGACGATTGGCGTGATCGTGCCTGACATTGCGAACCGGTTTTACTCATCCGCCATCGGCGGCGTAGAGGACATCGCGTACAGCAGGGGTTACCATACAATGATCTACCAAAGCCATGAACTACTCGAAAGGGAACGGTCGGCCTCACGGCACATTGCTTCCCGGCGCGTTGACGGCCTCATTGTAGCCATTTCCAGCCAGTCGGAGAACATTGATCATTTTGTGTCTTTGCAGGAACAAGGCATTCCGGTCGTGTTTTTTGATCGGGTAAGTGATGCTATGCAGACGCATAAGGTGCGTGTAGATGACTATAAGGGCGCATTTGAAGCTACGGAACACCTTATTAAGAGAGGCTGCAAACGAATTGCGCATATTGCAGGCCCCAAGCCCGTTTCCATCACCCGCTTTCGTTTGGAAGGTTATAAGGATGCTTTACGGAAATACGACATTGATTTTAAAGAAGAATGGGTCTTGCACAGCGAAATAACGCAATCCGGCGGAACAGAGCGCACTTACCAGCTCATGGCATTACGCGAGCGCCCCGATGCGATCTTTGGAGCAAGTGACCGCATCACCATGGGCATCCACTGGGCGCTGCGACAGCTTGGTTACCGTATGCCGGACGACGTTGCGGTGGTAGGTTTCTGCGATCTGGCGATGTCATCATTACTTGATCCGCCGGTCAGCTCGGTGACACAGCCATCTTTTGAAATGGGTCAGCAGGCTACGTCACTGCTTCTGGATCTGATCGAAAGCAAAAATACCCCGGCCGAATATGAGACCAGGGTATTGCCTTCAAATCTTGTAATTAATAAATCTTCAATGCGGGTTACCCGGTAA